One genomic region from Streptomyces sp. NBC_00457 encodes:
- the mrdA gene encoding penicillin-binding protein 2 — MTNIPETGRTPRVQIRLVVIQILVLSLLGTLGGRLWYLQIREGDEYAKEASGNHVQQVVQPAVRGSILDARGVALADNETRLVVSASRTELLKMKDDGKAVLTKLASVLGMKPKEVMDKVRLCDAKTPQPCWNGSPYQPIPVTDEATPRQALQIRERSEDFPGITAEPQAVRRYTSPGAANAAQVLGYLSPVTDEEITKAQDTDSPYLRSDQVGRSGLERAYDKELRGKAGVTRYEVDNLGRVIGQAEADEAQPGDNLVTSIDARVQRVAEYELNEAMKKARDVFDDNTGENYKADSGAVIVMEAKTGRLVAMASNPTYDPNAWVGGISAKDYTRLTGKSSNYPLLNRAIQGQAAPGSIFKVVSTAAAVEAGYPFDGNYDCSSSYSVGGQVFKNFESQSYGPIGLGRALEVSCDTVFYRLAHSEWQKDGGINPKKGEPKDYFYKAAHQFGLGKETGIDLPNEVAGRVPDRQWKQSYWEANKDAWCKTGKKNGSYVEKISYENCLEGNKMRAGDEINYSIGQGDTLVTPIQMATIYGAIANGGTLYDPTVGKAIISADGKTVSPIKPSAHGKLPVGRKTLAEMNEALAGVATRGTAAWRFGGWPQDKIPMHAKTGTAEVYGKQTTSWFATYTKDYTVVMTISQGGTGSGASGPAVRNIYDALYGVSDDGRINPKNALLPTPQKSLPKIKTDGSITAPKVKGDPAKEQQASQKGAAESDAAQQAATVQTPATGNRDTRRRQRRLRRRT, encoded by the coding sequence GTGACCAACATCCCGGAGACCGGCCGGACGCCACGCGTGCAGATCCGGCTCGTCGTCATCCAGATCCTCGTCCTCTCCCTGCTCGGCACCCTCGGCGGACGCCTGTGGTACCTGCAGATCCGCGAGGGCGACGAGTACGCCAAGGAGGCGTCCGGCAACCACGTCCAGCAGGTCGTCCAGCCCGCCGTACGCGGCTCGATCCTGGACGCGCGCGGAGTCGCCCTCGCGGACAACGAGACACGGCTGGTGGTGTCCGCCTCGCGCACCGAGCTGCTGAAGATGAAGGACGACGGCAAGGCCGTCCTCACCAAGCTCGCGAGCGTCCTGGGCATGAAGCCCAAGGAGGTCATGGACAAGGTCCGGCTGTGCGACGCGAAGACCCCGCAGCCCTGCTGGAACGGCTCGCCGTACCAGCCGATCCCGGTCACCGACGAGGCCACGCCCCGCCAGGCCCTGCAGATCCGTGAACGCTCCGAGGACTTCCCCGGCATCACCGCCGAGCCGCAGGCCGTACGCCGGTACACCAGTCCCGGCGCGGCCAACGCCGCGCAGGTCCTCGGCTATCTCTCCCCGGTCACCGACGAGGAGATCACCAAGGCGCAGGACACCGACTCGCCCTATCTGCGCTCCGACCAGGTCGGCCGCTCGGGTCTGGAGCGGGCGTACGACAAGGAGCTGCGCGGCAAGGCCGGCGTCACCCGCTACGAGGTGGACAACCTCGGCCGCGTCATCGGCCAGGCCGAGGCCGACGAGGCCCAGCCCGGCGACAACCTCGTCACCAGCATCGACGCCCGGGTCCAGCGGGTCGCCGAGTACGAGCTGAACGAGGCGATGAAGAAGGCCCGCGACGTGTTCGACGACAACACCGGCGAGAACTACAAGGCGGACTCCGGTGCCGTCATCGTGATGGAGGCCAAGACCGGCCGCCTCGTCGCCATGGCGTCCAACCCGACGTACGACCCCAATGCCTGGGTCGGCGGTATCTCCGCCAAGGACTACACGCGGCTCACCGGCAAGTCCTCCAACTACCCGCTGCTGAACCGGGCCATACAGGGTCAGGCCGCGCCCGGCTCGATCTTCAAGGTGGTCTCCACGGCCGCCGCGGTCGAGGCCGGTTACCCGTTCGACGGCAACTACGACTGCTCCAGCTCCTACTCCGTCGGCGGCCAGGTCTTCAAGAACTTCGAGTCGCAGAGCTACGGCCCGATCGGTCTGGGCCGGGCCCTGGAGGTCTCCTGCGACACCGTCTTCTACCGGCTCGCGCACAGCGAGTGGCAGAAGGACGGTGGCATCAACCCCAAGAAGGGGGAGCCCAAGGACTACTTCTACAAGGCCGCCCACCAGTTCGGCCTCGGCAAGGAGACCGGCATCGACCTGCCCAACGAGGTCGCCGGCCGCGTCCCCGACCGCCAGTGGAAGCAGTCGTACTGGGAGGCCAACAAGGACGCCTGGTGCAAGACGGGGAAGAAGAACGGCAGTTACGTCGAGAAGATCTCGTACGAGAACTGCCTCGAGGGCAACAAGATGCGCGCCGGTGACGAGATCAACTACTCCATCGGCCAGGGCGACACCCTCGTGACCCCGATCCAGATGGCCACCATCTACGGGGCCATCGCCAACGGCGGCACCCTGTACGACCCGACCGTCGGCAAGGCGATCATCAGCGCCGACGGCAAGACCGTCTCGCCGATCAAGCCCAGCGCGCACGGCAAGCTGCCCGTCGGCCGGAAGACCCTCGCCGAGATGAACGAGGCCCTGGCCGGCGTCGCCACCCGCGGTACCGCCGCCTGGCGGTTCGGCGGCTGGCCGCAGGACAAGATCCCGATGCACGCCAAGACCGGTACCGCCGAGGTCTACGGCAAGCAGACGACGTCGTGGTTCGCGACGTACACCAAGGACTACACGGTCGTCATGACGATCTCCCAGGGTGGTACGGGTTCCGGCGCCTCGGGCCCGGCCGTCCGCAACATCTACGACGCGCTGTACGGCGTCTCCGACGACGGCCGGATCAACCCGAAGAACGCGCTGCTGCCCACCCCGCAGAAGAGCCTGCCGAAGATCAAGACAGACGGTTCGATCACCGCGCCCAAGGTCAAGGGGGACCCGGCGAAGGAGCAGCAGGCCAGCCAGAAGGGTGCGGCCGAGTCGGACGCGGCCCAGCAGGCGGCGACCGTGCAGACGCCGGCGACGGGCAACCGTGACACCCGCAGGAGGCAGCGGCGTCTCAGGAGGCGCACATGA
- a CDS encoding CYTH and CHAD domain-containing protein, with translation MADTKREIERKYESDESGLPDLTGVAGVAAVMDKGVAELDATYYDTVDTRLAAASITLRRRTGGSDAGWHLKFPVGPGVRDEIQAPLSDTLPRTLAGLVRSRVRDSDLVPVVRLRSARDVRDLLDADGRLLAEVSVDAVRAERLTEGGGTAQWSEIEVELADGGDPAFLDKVEKRLRKAGVRPSASPSKLARALADTAPKKKRRKEKQTPATAAPRTAGDHVLAYLRAQRDAIVELDPAVRRDVYDSVHRLRVATRRMRSAFRSYGKVLDRTVTDPIGDELKWLAGELGVDRDQEVLTERLTAALDELPRTLVSGPVRTRLRTWSHARRGGSRRRLIAVLDGKRYLALLETLDALIADPPLLAAAAGSPEKVIGKAVRKDFSRVSALVEEGLGLPSGHDRDVPLHEARKEAKRTRYSAESAVPALGDPAAALLNSMKSLQNLLGDHQDSVMAREALRELAQQAHAAGESAFTYGLLYGREEQRAAADEAELPGLWAEIKARTDSWVGGGGRRPR, from the coding sequence ATGGCGGACACGAAGCGCGAAATCGAGCGCAAGTACGAATCCGACGAGAGTGGTCTTCCCGACCTCACCGGCGTCGCCGGAGTCGCGGCCGTCATGGACAAAGGTGTCGCCGAACTCGACGCCACCTACTACGACACGGTCGACACCCGCCTCGCGGCGGCCTCGATCACCCTGCGCCGCAGGACCGGCGGCTCGGACGCCGGCTGGCATCTGAAGTTCCCGGTCGGCCCCGGGGTCCGTGACGAGATCCAGGCCCCCCTCTCCGACACCCTGCCGCGCACCCTCGCCGGGCTCGTCCGCTCCCGCGTCCGGGACTCCGACCTGGTCCCCGTCGTCCGCCTCCGCTCCGCCCGCGACGTACGCGACCTCCTGGACGCCGACGGTCGGCTGCTCGCCGAGGTCAGCGTCGACGCCGTACGCGCCGAGCGGCTCACCGAGGGCGGCGGCACCGCCCAGTGGAGCGAGATCGAGGTGGAACTCGCCGACGGCGGCGACCCGGCCTTCCTCGACAAGGTGGAGAAACGACTCCGCAAAGCAGGCGTACGACCGTCCGCATCGCCCTCCAAACTGGCGCGCGCCCTGGCCGACACGGCCCCCAAGAAGAAGCGGCGCAAGGAGAAGCAGACCCCCGCGACCGCCGCGCCCCGGACCGCCGGGGACCATGTGCTGGCCTATCTGCGGGCCCAGCGGGACGCGATCGTCGAGCTCGACCCGGCCGTCCGGCGGGACGTGTACGACTCCGTGCACCGCCTGCGCGTCGCCACCCGCCGGATGCGCAGCGCCTTCAGGTCGTACGGCAAAGTCCTCGACCGCACCGTCACCGACCCGATCGGCGACGAACTGAAATGGCTCGCCGGCGAGCTGGGCGTCGACCGCGACCAGGAGGTGCTGACCGAGCGCCTCACCGCCGCGCTGGACGAACTGCCCAGGACCCTGGTGTCCGGCCCCGTCCGCACCCGGCTGCGCACCTGGTCCCACGCCCGGCGCGGCGGCTCCCGGCGGCGGCTGATCGCCGTACTGGACGGGAAGCGGTATCTCGCGCTGCTGGAAACCCTCGACGCCCTGATCGCCGACCCGCCCCTGCTGGCAGCGGCGGCCGGCAGTCCGGAGAAGGTGATCGGGAAGGCCGTACGCAAGGACTTCTCGAGAGTGTCCGCGCTGGTCGAGGAGGGCCTCGGTCTTCCGTCGGGCCATGACCGCGACGTCCCGCTGCACGAGGCGCGGAAGGAGGCGAAGCGGACCCGCTACTCGGCCGAGTCCGCGGTCCCGGCACTCGGCGATCCGGCTGCCGCCCTGCTGAACTCGATGAAGTCCCTGCAGAACCTGCTCGGCGACCACCAGGACAGCGTGATGGCCCGGGAGGCCCTGCGGGAGCTCGCGCAGCAGGCGCACGCGGCGGGGGAGAGCGCCTTCACCTACGGGCTGCTGTACGGACGCGAGGAGCAGCGCGCCGCCGCGGACGAGGCGGAGCTGCCCGGACTCTGGGCCGAGATCAAGGCCCGGACGGACAGCTGGGTGGGCGGGGGAGGTCGTCGGCCGCGTTAG
- a CDS encoding rod shape-determining protein has product MSFIGRDMAVDLGTANTLVYVRGRGIVLNEPSVVAINTNTGGILAVGAEAKKMIGRTPGNIVAVRPLKDGVIADFEITERMLRYFILKIHKRRYLARPRVVVCVPSGITGVERRAVIEASSQAGARQVHIIEEPMAAAIGSGLPVHEATGNMVVDIGGGTTEVAVISLGGIVTAQSIRVAGDELDNAIIQHIKKEYSLLLGERTAEQIKITIGSAYDLDADEHTEIRGRDLVSGLPKTVVISAGEVRKAIEEPVNAIVDAVKTTLDKCPPELSGDIMDRGIVLTGGGALLRGLDERLRRETGMPIHIAEDPLDSVALGSGKCVEEFEALQQVLDAQPRR; this is encoded by the coding sequence ATGTCGTTCATCGGCCGTGACATGGCTGTCGACCTCGGGACCGCCAACACGCTGGTGTACGTCAGGGGTCGCGGGATCGTACTCAACGAGCCGTCCGTGGTCGCGATCAACACCAATACCGGTGGCATTCTCGCGGTCGGCGCCGAAGCGAAGAAGATGATCGGGCGCACGCCCGGCAACATCGTTGCCGTACGTCCGCTGAAGGACGGCGTGATCGCCGACTTCGAGATCACCGAGCGAATGCTCCGCTACTTCATTCTGAAGATCCACAAGCGGCGGTATCTGGCTCGTCCGCGGGTCGTCGTCTGTGTGCCCTCCGGCATCACGGGTGTCGAGCGCCGTGCCGTCATCGAGGCGTCGTCCCAGGCCGGCGCCCGCCAGGTGCACATCATCGAGGAGCCCATGGCGGCGGCCATCGGCTCCGGTCTGCCGGTCCACGAGGCCACGGGCAACATGGTGGTGGACATCGGCGGCGGCACCACGGAGGTCGCGGTCATCTCCCTCGGCGGCATCGTCACCGCCCAGTCCATCCGCGTCGCCGGCGACGAGCTGGACAACGCGATCATCCAGCACATCAAGAAGGAGTACTCGCTCCTGCTGGGTGAGCGGACGGCCGAGCAGATCAAGATCACGATCGGTTCCGCGTACGACCTCGATGCCGACGAACACACCGAAATCCGCGGCCGGGACCTGGTCTCCGGGCTGCCCAAGACCGTCGTCATCTCGGCCGGCGAGGTGCGCAAGGCGATCGAGGAGCCGGTCAACGCCATCGTCGACGCCGTGAAGACGACCCTCGACAAATGCCCGCCGGAGCTGTCCGGCGACATCATGGACCGCGGAATCGTGCTCACCGGCGGCGGTGCTCTGCTGCGCGGCCTCGACGAGCGGCTGCGCCGGGAGACCGGGATGCCGATCCATATCGCCGAGGATCCGCTGGACAGCGTGGCGCTCGGTTCCGGTAAGTGTGTCGAGGAGTTCGAGGCGTTGCAGCAGGTGCTCGACGCCCAGCCCCGCAGATGA
- the mreD gene encoding rod shape-determining protein MreD, with product MRVNRILLSSSLVVVALVLQVSVLARLHLPGAVPDLLLLTVLGLALVYGHVGGALVGFGAGLLADLAPPADHAAGRYALVLCVIGYLAGLVRPENGRLKSATGPMVVVAAAAIGSTLLYAGVGALVGDTAARHVGLGSLLFTAALYDLLLAPFVVPGIMALARRAENDPLADTTSAAKSDISTGWLSSGTGLRIGGQRGGLKVKAARARVARAGRIKGVKRL from the coding sequence ATGCGTGTCAACCGGATCCTGCTCTCCTCCTCGCTCGTCGTCGTCGCCCTGGTGCTCCAGGTGAGCGTCCTCGCCCGCCTCCACCTCCCGGGCGCCGTCCCCGACCTGCTGCTGCTCACCGTCCTGGGCCTGGCCCTGGTGTACGGCCATGTCGGCGGGGCCCTCGTCGGCTTCGGCGCCGGTCTCCTCGCCGACCTCGCCCCGCCCGCGGACCACGCCGCCGGCCGGTACGCCCTGGTGCTGTGCGTCATCGGCTATCTCGCCGGGCTCGTCAGACCGGAGAACGGCCGGCTGAAGTCGGCCACCGGCCCCATGGTCGTGGTCGCCGCGGCCGCCATCGGCTCCACCCTGCTGTACGCCGGAGTCGGCGCCCTCGTCGGCGACACCGCCGCCCGCCATGTCGGCCTCGGCAGCCTGCTGTTCACGGCCGCGCTGTACGACCTGCTGCTCGCCCCCTTCGTCGTCCCCGGGATCATGGCGCTGGCCCGGCGCGCGGAGAACGATCCGCTCGCCGACACCACCTCGGCCGCCAAGTCCGACATCTCCACCGGCTGGCTCTCCTCCGGCACCGGCCTGCGGATCGGCGGCCAGCGAGGCGGCCTCAAGGTGAAGGCGGCCCGCGCCCGGGTGGCCCGCGCCGGACGCATCAAGGGGGTCAAGCGACTGTGA
- the rodA gene encoding rod shape-determining protein RodA: MTGNSFSVSGYGPKRAGWTRLFARDSLARRLDWPILLSAIALSLIGAALVYSATRNRTEINEGDPYYFLVRHLLNTGIGFALMIGTVWLGHRTLRTAVPILYGLSVFLVLLVLTPLGATINGAHAWLVLGAGFSLQPSEFVKVTIILGMAMLLAARVDAGDKQYPDHRTVLQALGLATVPILIVLLMPDLGSVMVMVIIVLGVLLASGASNRWVFGLLGVGVAGAIAVWQLGVLDEYQINRFAAFANPELDPAGVGYNTNQARIAIGSGGLTGSGLFNGSQTTGQFVPEQQTDFVFTVAGEELGFVGGVVIIALLGVVLWRACRIARETTELYGTIVAAGIIAWFAFQSFENIGMTLGIMPVAGLPLPFVSYGGSSMFAVWVAVGLLQSIRVQRPMSA; encoded by the coding sequence ATGACCGGCAACAGCTTCTCCGTCTCCGGGTACGGTCCCAAGCGCGCGGGCTGGACCCGGCTGTTCGCCCGTGACTCCCTCGCCCGCCGGCTCGACTGGCCGATACTGCTGTCGGCCATCGCGCTGTCGCTGATCGGCGCGGCCCTCGTCTACTCGGCGACCCGCAACCGCACCGAGATCAACGAGGGCGACCCGTACTACTTCCTGGTCCGGCATCTGCTCAACACCGGCATCGGCTTCGCCCTGATGATCGGCACGGTCTGGCTCGGCCACCGCACCCTGCGCACCGCCGTGCCGATCCTGTACGGCCTCTCGGTGTTCCTGGTGCTGCTGGTGCTCACCCCGCTCGGCGCGACCATCAACGGCGCCCACGCCTGGCTCGTGCTCGGCGCCGGATTCTCGCTCCAGCCCTCGGAGTTCGTGAAGGTCACGATCATCCTCGGCATGGCGATGCTGCTGGCGGCACGGGTGGACGCGGGCGACAAGCAGTACCCGGACCATCGCACGGTCCTGCAGGCCCTCGGCCTGGCCACCGTGCCGATACTGATCGTGCTGCTCATGCCCGACCTCGGCTCGGTCATGGTCATGGTCATCATCGTGCTGGGCGTGCTGCTGGCCTCCGGCGCCTCCAACCGCTGGGTCTTCGGGCTGCTCGGCGTCGGCGTCGCGGGCGCGATCGCGGTCTGGCAGCTGGGTGTGCTGGACGAGTACCAGATCAACCGCTTCGCCGCCTTCGCCAACCCGGAGCTGGACCCGGCGGGCGTCGGCTACAACACCAACCAGGCCCGTATCGCGATCGGTTCGGGCGGACTGACGGGCTCGGGCCTGTTCAACGGCTCGCAGACCACCGGCCAGTTCGTGCCGGAGCAGCAGACCGACTTCGTGTTCACGGTCGCGGGGGAGGAGCTGGGCTTCGTCGGCGGTGTCGTGATCATCGCGCTGCTGGGTGTGGTGCTGTGGCGCGCGTGCCGGATCGCCCGTGAGACGACCGAGCTGTACGGCACGATCGTCGCCGCCGGGATCATCGCCTGGTTCGCCTTCCAGTCCTTCGAGAACATCGGGATGACGCTCGGGATCATGCCGGTGGCGGGGCTGCCGCTGCCGTTTGTGTCGTACGGAGGTTCGTCCATGTTCGCGGTGTGGGTGGCAGTGGGACTGCTGCAGTCGATTCGGGTGCAAAGACCCATGTCGGCGTAA
- the mreC gene encoding rod shape-determining protein MreC, which produces MRDTKESRLLLVLLIAIAFALITVDIRGGEDSPVDGARQGAAAVFGPIEDGVSSAVDPVGNAVSAIRDSGERHDRLAALEQENAALKAKLGSDDRNRSRLAQLDKMLKIAGKGQYGIKGAEVIAIGAAQGFSWTITINAGANDGIKRDMTVLNGDGLVGRVTTLGPNTATVLLASDPDFTVGTRMEASDELGFASGQGDRPLRVELLNGKAEVKKGDRLVTFGSQADKPFVPGVPVGVVSRVDPSGGDLTRTLYVTPYVSFTKLDVVGVVVETPKQDPRDTVLPDKPQPKPTPTVTVTVTPSAEAPLGGQYEQEQ; this is translated from the coding sequence GTGAGGGACACGAAAGAGAGCCGGCTGCTTCTGGTGCTGCTGATCGCCATCGCGTTCGCACTGATCACGGTGGACATCCGCGGCGGGGAGGACTCACCGGTCGACGGTGCGCGCCAGGGAGCGGCGGCCGTGTTCGGCCCGATCGAGGACGGCGTGTCCAGTGCGGTCGATCCGGTCGGCAACGCCGTCTCCGCGATCCGTGACTCCGGCGAGCGGCATGACCGGCTCGCCGCACTGGAGCAGGAGAACGCGGCCCTCAAGGCGAAGCTCGGCAGCGACGACCGCAACCGCAGCCGGCTGGCCCAGCTCGACAAGATGCTGAAGATCGCGGGCAAGGGCCAGTACGGCATCAAGGGCGCCGAGGTCATCGCCATAGGGGCGGCTCAGGGCTTCTCCTGGACCATCACCATCAACGCGGGGGCCAACGACGGCATCAAGCGCGACATGACCGTCCTCAACGGCGACGGCCTGGTCGGGCGAGTGACGACACTCGGCCCCAACACCGCCACCGTGCTGCTCGCCAGCGACCCCGACTTCACCGTCGGCACCCGGATGGAAGCCAGCGACGAGCTCGGCTTCGCCTCCGGGCAGGGCGACCGTCCGCTGCGCGTCGAACTCCTCAACGGCAAGGCCGAGGTGAAGAAGGGCGACCGGCTGGTCACCTTCGGCTCGCAGGCCGACAAGCCGTTCGTGCCCGGCGTCCCGGTCGGCGTGGTCTCCCGCGTCGACCCCTCCGGCGGCGACCTGACCCGCACGCTGTACGTCACGCCGTATGTCAGCTTCACCAAGCTCGACGTCGTCGGCGTGGTCGTCGAGACCCCGAAGCAGGATCCGCGCGACACGGTGCTGCCGGACAAGCCGCAGCCCAAACCCACGCCTACCGTGACGGTGACGGTCACGCCGTCCGCCGAAGCGCCCCTCGGCGGCCAGTACGAGCAAGAGCAGTAG